A window of Fusobacterium sp. SYSU M8D902 contains these coding sequences:
- a CDS encoding META domain-containing protein has protein sequence MKKAIILLSMIVLVGACTNIQPQGPVQVDSVKEIVEKEYELVNLFPGQGLTVGFDEEGRIFGYSGLNRFFGKAEISNGNIVVTDLASTRMGGPKEALIREDQYLSLLKGMKKIEQENGQLVLTNEKEEKLIFKKR, from the coding sequence ATGAAAAAAGCAATAATTTTATTATCAATGATTGTTTTAGTAGGTGCTTGTACAAATATACAGCCACAAGGACCAGTACAAGTAGATAGTGTTAAGGAGATAGTTGAAAAAGAGTATGAATTGGTAAATCTATTCCCAGGTCAAGGTTTAACTGTTGGTTTTGATGAAGAGGGAAGAATATTTGGATATTCAGGTTTAAATAGATTTTTTGGTAAGGCTGAAATAAGTAATGGAAATATAGTTGTTACTGATTTAGCTTCTACAAGAATGGGTGGACCAAAAGAAGCTTTAATTAGAGAAGATCAATACTTGTCACTATTAAAAGGAATGAAAAAAATAGAGCAAGAAAATGGTCAATTAGTTTTAACAAATGAAAAAGAAGAGAAGCTTATATTTAAAAAAAGATAG
- a CDS encoding MalY/PatB family protein, protein MKYNFDEIIDRKTTNSKKWNPKLYQTIFNGHTDLLPLWVADMDFKVAEPILDSMRKVIDHGVLGYTLPDEEYYNSIIQWNRRRKNCSVEKDWIVYTNGVVPAISLIIQNFTNSGDNILIQTPVYPPFKLIPEGCGRNVILNPLVDNAGYYTMNFEDFEKKIVDNNIKLFILCNPHNPVGRVWKKEELEKIANICLKHNVFIISDEIHSDLIFKESTFTSFLNLDKKFFNKLFICTAPTKTFNIAGTQTSLIFIPNKDLKDKFQSYLSNIRMETPNSFGIEGVKAGYLYGEEWLEQVIEYLDSNRHFIKTFLEEKLPEINYHLPEGTYLAWIDFSKILKDEDMLEFFEKKAKIAIDYGTWFGEEGSGYIRLNFACPRAVLEQALNNIFNAISNLK, encoded by the coding sequence ATGAAATATAATTTTGATGAGATAATTGACAGAAAAACAACTAATTCTAAAAAATGGAATCCAAAACTATATCAAACTATTTTTAATGGACATACAGATCTACTTCCTCTTTGGGTTGCAGATATGGATTTTAAAGTGGCTGAACCTATATTAGATTCAATGAGAAAAGTTATTGATCATGGTGTTTTAGGATATACACTTCCTGATGAAGAGTATTATAACTCTATTATTCAATGGAATAGAAGAAGAAAAAACTGCTCAGTTGAAAAAGATTGGATTGTTTATACTAATGGAGTTGTTCCAGCTATCAGTCTCATTATTCAAAACTTTACTAATTCTGGAGATAATATTCTTATTCAAACTCCTGTTTATCCGCCTTTTAAACTTATTCCAGAAGGGTGTGGAAGAAATGTTATTTTAAATCCATTAGTTGACAATGCTGGTTATTATACTATGAATTTTGAAGATTTTGAGAAAAAAATTGTAGATAATAATATTAAGCTTTTTATTCTTTGTAATCCTCACAATCCTGTTGGAAGAGTTTGGAAAAAAGAGGAATTGGAAAAAATTGCTAATATCTGTCTAAAACACAATGTTTTCATTATCTCTGATGAGATACATTCAGATTTGATTTTTAAAGAATCTACCTTTACATCATTTTTAAATTTAGATAAAAAATTCTTTAATAAACTTTTTATCTGTACAGCTCCTACTAAAACATTTAACATTGCTGGAACACAAACTTCTTTAATCTTTATCCCAAACAAAGATTTAAAAGACAAATTCCAGAGTTATTTGAGTAATATTAGAATGGAAACTCCAAACTCATTTGGAATAGAAGGGGTAAAAGCTGGATATCTTTATGGTGAAGAGTGGTTAGAACAAGTTATTGAATACTTAGATTCCAATAGACATTTTATAAAAACATTCCTAGAAGAAAAACTTCCTGAGATCAACTATCATCTACCTGAAGGTACATATCTTGCTTGGATAGATTTTTCGAAAATTTTAAAAGATGAGGATATGTTAGAGTTCTTTGAAAAAAAAGCTAAAATTGCTATAGATTATGGTACTTGGTTTGGAGAAGAGGGAAGTGGTTATATCAGATTAAATTTTGCCTGCCCTAGAGCAGTTCTAGAACAAGCTTTAAATAATATTTTTAATGCTATTTCTAATTTAAAATAG
- a CDS encoding DUF4375 domain-containing protein encodes MANISEDKWYDTFEEYSIKFGEVRPDYKKLKKEEAEMGALFNMELDMHNGGFLQFYCNWGYEAYIYALRGLESIGALETKKILEKQYGVIAKLKDDKRIDELWAIPEFLKESELDKIESLDEEYWEDKESIMDRMYTHYIEEK; translated from the coding sequence ATGGCAAATATAAGTGAAGATAAATGGTATGATACATTTGAAGAGTACTCAATAAAATTTGGTGAAGTAAGACCTGATTACAAAAAATTAAAAAAAGAGGAAGCTGAGATGGGAGCTCTATTTAATATGGAGTTAGATATGCACAATGGTGGATTTTTACAATTTTATTGCAATTGGGGATATGAGGCCTATATCTATGCTTTGAGAGGATTGGAATCTATTGGAGCTTTAGAAACTAAAAAAATCTTAGAAAAGCAGTATGGAGTCATTGCTAAGTTGAAAGATGATAAGAGAATAGATGAGTTATGGGCGATTCCTGAATTTTTAAAAGAGAGTGAATTAGATAAGATTGAGAGTTTGGATGAGGAGTACTGGGAGGATAAAGAGAGTATAATGGATAGAATGTATACTCACTATATAGAAGAAAAGTAG
- a CDS encoding HD domain-containing protein has translation MKRLQDQIKFLMEIDKVKGILRQSVILGDVNRRENDAEHSWHMALCAITLKEYVEFENINLEKVLKMILLHDIVEVYSDDTPAFSHYDKEEKFQKELVAAQKIFGLLPENQDKEYFKLWLEFENMESDDSKFANIFDRFQGFIQNLSSDGHTWKKWSVTEEMVVKRLEPIIKYAPKLYNGFVRVEIDKYIERGIIKTC, from the coding sequence ATGAAAAGATTACAAGATCAGATAAAGTTTTTAATGGAAATTGATAAAGTAAAGGGAATATTAAGACAATCAGTTATTCTTGGAGATGTAAATAGAAGAGAAAATGATGCTGAACACAGTTGGCATATGGCTCTTTGTGCTATAACATTAAAAGAGTATGTGGAATTTGAGAATATAAACTTAGAAAAAGTTTTAAAAATGATATTACTACATGATATAGTTGAAGTATATAGTGATGATACTCCAGCCTTTAGTCATTATGATAAAGAAGAGAAATTTCAAAAAGAGTTGGTTGCAGCTCAAAAAATATTTGGATTACTTCCAGAAAACCAAGATAAAGAGTATTTTAAATTGTGGTTAGAGTTTGAAAATATGGAATCTGATGATTCAAAATTTGCCAATATTTTTGATAGATTTCAAGGATTTATACAAAATTTATCTTCTGATGGGCATACTTGGAAAAAATGGAGTGTTACAGAAGAGATGGTAGTAAAGAGATTAGAGCCTATAATCAAATATGCACCTAAGTTATACAATGGATTTGTTCGTGTTGAGATAGACAAGTATATTGAAAGAGGTATAATCAAAACATGTTAA
- a CDS encoding SPFH domain-containing protein gives MFFIFLIILITIILLAVHVRIVSQSQAYVIERLGAYLTTWSEGLNILIPFIDRIVKKISLKEQVIDFPPQPVITKDNVTMQIDSVVYYQITDPKLYTYGVERPIQAIENLTATTLRNIIGELELDHTLTSRDTINTKMRSILDEATDPWGIKINRVELKNIIPPAEIQDAMEKQMKAERERRESILRAEGQKKSSVLVAEGEKEAAILRAEAKKEAEIREAEGKAEAILKIQSAEAEAIRLLKEAGADKSVLTLKAMEAFAKVADGKATKIIVPSDLQNIMTLSELFNESKKEVK, from the coding sequence ATGTTTTTTATATTTTTAATTATCTTAATAACAATAATACTTTTAGCAGTACATGTAAGGATTGTATCACAGTCACAAGCTTATGTAATTGAAAGACTTGGAGCATATCTTACTACTTGGAGTGAAGGATTGAATATACTTATTCCATTTATAGATAGAATTGTAAAGAAAATATCATTAAAGGAGCAAGTAATAGATTTTCCACCACAACCTGTAATTACAAAGGATAATGTAACTATGCAGATAGATTCTGTTGTTTATTACCAAATTACTGACCCGAAACTATATACTTATGGTGTTGAAAGACCTATACAGGCTATAGAGAATTTAACAGCCACTACTTTGAGAAATATAATAGGAGAATTGGAGCTAGACCATACTTTGACATCAAGAGATACTATTAATACAAAAATGAGATCTATACTTGATGAAGCAACAGATCCTTGGGGGATCAAAATAAACAGAGTGGAATTAAAAAACATCATACCTCCTGCAGAGATTCAAGATGCTATGGAGAAGCAGATGAAAGCTGAAAGAGAGAGAAGAGAGTCAATATTGAGAGCTGAAGGACAGAAAAAATCATCTGTACTAGTTGCAGAAGGAGAAAAGGAAGCAGCTATATTAAGAGCTGAAGCTAAAAAAGAAGCTGAGATAAGAGAGGCTGAAGGAAAAGCAGAGGCTATATTAAAAATTCAAAGTGCAGAAGCAGAAGCGATTAGACTTTTAAAAGAGGCTGGAGCAGATAAGTCGGTTCTTACATTAAAAGCTATGGAAGCATTTGCAAAAGTAGCAGATGGAAAAGCAACTAAGATAATTGTTCCAAGTGATCTACAAAATATTATGACTTTGAGTGAGCTTTTTAATGAAAGTAAAAAAGAGGTTAAATAA
- a CDS encoding DUF2004 domain-containing protein — translation MNIRFFGNIDLNEDYHETEIHLLEKNISLDLNLEEVLGKKDWILEYDEYVSKLSSYKENIEKRLNGDFDDWGVTKEWIDWHIEEFDKSTVEKLVKNLDNNMQLDEKLLTRVNLVRVGIYPGYEDYAIWDFMLDGKISDQILVVITNNRGEILDITWES, via the coding sequence ATGAATATAAGATTTTTTGGAAATATAGATTTGAACGAAGATTATCACGAGACTGAGATTCATCTATTGGAAAAAAATATCTCTTTAGATCTAAATTTAGAAGAAGTTTTAGGGAAAAAAGATTGGATATTAGAATATGATGAATATGTCTCAAAACTATCTAGTTATAAAGAAAATATAGAAAAAAGATTGAATGGGGATTTTGATGATTGGGGAGTTACAAAAGAGTGGATAGATTGGCATATAGAAGAATTTGATAAAAGTACTGTAGAAAAGCTTGTAAAAAATTTAGATAACAATATGCAACTAGATGAAAAACTTTTAACAAGAGTGAATTTAGTAAGAGTAGGAATATACCCAGGATATGAAGATTATGCTATATGGGATTTTATGCTTGATGGGAAGATTAGTGACCAAATTTTAGTAGTGATTACTAACAATAGAGGAGAAATTTTAGATATAACTTGGGAAAGTTAA
- a CDS encoding NAD-dependent protein deacylase: MDEIKQLVEIIKNSNYIVVFTGAGASTDSGLADFRGKDGLYKQRDFMGFEPETILSHDFFFSHRDIFDRYLEEKLSINNIKPNMGHKVLAELEKLGKVKSVITQNIDDLHQEAGSKNVLELHGTLKKWYCIKCNKRDTKPFICECGGIVRPDVTLYGEMLDEEVTKLAIKEIKKADTLIIVGTSLTVYPAAYYVEYFTGKNLVILNETPTSQDDKANLVIREKFAKVMEEVYKNF, translated from the coding sequence ATGGACGAAATAAAACAACTTGTTGAGATTATAAAGAATAGTAATTATATAGTTGTGTTTACAGGAGCAGGGGCGTCTACAGACTCAGGTTTGGCAGACTTCAGAGGAAAAGATGGTTTGTATAAACAGAGAGATTTTATGGGCTTTGAGCCTGAAACTATTTTAAGTCATGATTTCTTTTTTTCTCATAGAGATATTTTTGATAGATATTTAGAAGAGAAATTATCAATTAATAATATAAAGCCTAATATGGGGCATAAAGTTTTAGCAGAGCTAGAAAAACTTGGAAAGGTAAAAAGTGTAATTACACAAAATATTGATGATTTACATCAAGAGGCAGGTAGTAAAAATGTTTTGGAGTTACATGGTACATTAAAAAAATGGTATTGTATAAAATGTAACAAAAGAGATACAAAACCTTTTATTTGTGAGTGTGGTGGAATTGTAAGACCAGATGTGACTCTTTATGGAGAGATGTTAGACGAAGAGGTTACAAAATTAGCTATAAAAGAGATAAAAAAGGCTGACACACTTATTATAGTTGGAACAAGTTTGACTGTATATCCAGCAGCTTATTATGTTGAGTATTTTACTGGTAAAAACTTGGTAATTTTAAATGAAACACCAACTTCACAAGATGATAAAGCAAATTTAGTAATAAGAGAGAAGTTTGCAAAGGTAATGGAAGAGGTATATAAAAACTTTTAA
- a CDS encoding DUF4261 domain-containing protein, whose translation MENKNLINGFILFKDKNCDFTAIQRNLKADWNIELNSEIKDGATVFNVGNTMVTLAMIQAPVPNNEAEENAKNNIFWENGVQLTSEHQSHMIVTVSGGKDSVKSAKLFVKIASSILKLENTIGIYKYPTVIPSDIYIEVADEMKDDGFPVLNMVYIGMYRSDNGICGYTEGLKYFGKKEIEVLDTDVEVFELYEFLIDIANYVITSDVKLNDGETIGFSAEQKLPITLSEGVALEEDTLKIEFNNENKGE comes from the coding sequence ATGGAAAATAAAAATTTAATAAATGGATTTATACTTTTTAAGGATAAAAATTGTGATTTTACTGCAATTCAGAGAAATTTAAAAGCTGATTGGAATATAGAGTTAAATAGTGAGATAAAAGATGGGGCAACAGTATTTAATGTAGGAAATACTATGGTCACACTTGCAATGATACAGGCACCAGTTCCAAATAACGAAGCAGAAGAAAATGCTAAAAACAATATTTTTTGGGAGAATGGAGTACAGTTAACATCTGAGCATCAATCACATATGATAGTAACTGTAAGTGGTGGAAAGGATAGTGTAAAGAGTGCAAAATTATTTGTAAAAATAGCATCTAGCATCTTAAAATTAGAAAATACAATTGGAATATATAAATACCCTACTGTTATCCCTTCTGATATCTATATTGAAGTTGCAGATGAGATGAAAGATGATGGATTCCCTGTTTTGAATATGGTGTATATTGGAATGTATAGAAGTGATAATGGAATTTGTGGTTATACAGAGGGACTTAAGTATTTTGGAAAAAAAGAGATAGAAGTTTTAGATACAGATGTTGAAGTTTTTGAATTATATGAGTTTTTAATAGATATAGCAAATTATGTAATTACATCTGATGTAAAATTAAATGACGGTGAAACAATTGGATTCTCTGCAGAGCAGAAGCTACCAATAACTTTATCTGAAGGGGTAGCCTTAGAGGAAGATACTTTGAAAATTGAGTTCAATAATGAAAATAAAGGGGAGTAA
- a CDS encoding NfeD family protein, whose amino-acid sequence MWIWFFIGVAFIVVECLGFGLISIWFAIGAFVAMFFTDLPVDYQFYIFIAVSALSLLLIRKTAVIHLKGKGKELDRITKAKVKIENLEERGNRDIYIVKLDGKIWEAICDEKLELNEIAQVEKIQGNKLVLTKLKNCTNE is encoded by the coding sequence ATGTGGATTTGGTTTTTTATAGGAGTGGCCTTTATTGTAGTTGAGTGTTTAGGCTTTGGATTGATTTCAATATGGTTTGCTATAGGAGCTTTTGTAGCAATGTTCTTTACAGATCTTCCAGTGGATTATCAATTTTATATTTTTATAGCTGTATCAGCTTTATCCTTACTTTTAATAAGAAAAACAGCAGTTATTCATTTAAAAGGAAAGGGGAAAGAGCTAGATAGAATTACAAAAGCTAAGGTAAAAATTGAAAATCTAGAAGAGAGAGGAAATAGGGATATATACATTGTAAAACTAGATGGGAAGATCTGGGAAGCTATTTGTGATGAGAAGTTAGAACTTAATGAGATTGCTCAAGTAGAAAAGATTCAAGGGAATAAATTAGTTTTAACTAAATTAAAAAATTGTACCAATGAATAA